Proteins encoded within one genomic window of Mya arenaria isolate MELC-2E11 chromosome 13, ASM2691426v1:
- the LOC128214057 gene encoding something about silencing protein 10-like translates to MPRKGKKKGVEKKSDGVVPEYASDDERLYGRLDKPDPESREYIYDDVDEFHASREKVLLEKGFKDEDMGPMSDEEGVMDLESEESDDEEIRELKAQLRRVKHLQHKADLGSDMEDESEEEDEEEGLPDNKAWGSRRSKYYGDDDIDLKGLEEDDGEAAMEEREALKLQRQMAAQLDEADLGLDLFTTSPGPQPTAKEVHGKGVKITKDLSKLSRKEKLKLLKKESPELLTLIDDFKTKMTELQERWLPLKDLIAGQKFEGKAADYVHTKFKLLINYCMNILFYLMLKAKQAPIHNHPVIKRLLQYRNIMQQLAPLDSQMEDEVNDIVGRLAAGEEVTLTPAPIQTPTGTIVRRKRSKASKGVEKKRKISELVSDSDGAESDDLYEDVGVQKTKIKKAVGDQYETKDERAALEYYQMMKAGRPDHEGQEEGEEEDVEGMLAGVGDEGEEEDGLDGKRAINYQIEKNKGLTAHKKKELRNPRVKHRMKFRKANIRRKGQFREPRTETYKYGGEISGIRAAVKRGIKLK, encoded by the exons GGGAAAGAAGAAAGGTGTTGAGAAGAAGAGTGATGGGGTAGTGCCGGAGTATGCGTCTGATGATGAGCGCCTATACGGACGGTTGGACAAACCAGACCCAGAGTCCAGGGAGTATATATATGATGATGTCGATGAGTTTCACGCCAGTCGCGAAAAG GTTTTGCTAGAGAAAGGTTTCAAGGATGAAGACATGGGTCCAATGTCGGATGAG GAGGGTGTTATGGACCTGGAGTCGGAGGAGAGCGATGATGAGGAGATACGGGAGCTGAAGGCCCAGCTGCGACGCGTGAAGCACCTGCAGCACAAGGCTGACCTTGGCAGTGACATGGAGGATGAGTCTGAGGAGGAGGATGAGGAAGAAG gtcTTCCAGACAACAAAGCCTGGGGCTCAAGACGCAGCAAGTACTATGGAGATGACGACATAG ATCTGAAGGGCCTGGAAGAGGATGATGGTGAGGCTGCCATGGAGGAGCGGGAGGCCCTTAAACTCCAGCGACAGATGGCTGCCCAGCTGGATGAGGCTGACCTTGGCCTGGACCTGTTTACCACCTCCCCTGGTCCTCAACCCACCGCCAAGGAAGTGCATGGGAAGGGGGTGAAGATCACCAAGGACCTCTCCAAACTGTCACGGAAAGAAAAGCTGAAG TTGCTGAAAAAGGAATCCCCTGAGCTCTTGACATTGATCGATGATTTCAAAACAAAG ATGACAGAACTCCAGGAGAGGTGGTTACCCCTGAAGGACCTTATAGCCGGCCAAAAATTTGAAGGCAAGGCAGCTGACTATGTACACACAAAGTTTAAGCTCCTCATAAA ctaCTGCATGAACATCTTATTCTACCTGATGTTGAAGGCAAAGCAGGCCCCCATACACAACCACCCCGTCATCAAACGCCTCCTCCAGTACAGGAAT ataATGCAGCAACTGGCCCCACTGGACAGCCAGATGGAGGATGAGGTAAACGACATTGTTGGGAGACTGGCTGCGGGGGAGGAAGTCACCCTGACACCTGCCCCAATACAAACACCCACAGGCACTATTGTCAG AAGAAAGCGCTCCAAGGCCAGTAAGGGGGTGGAAAAAAAGCGCAAGATCAGTGAGCTGGTGTCTGACTCTGATGGTGCCGAGTCTGATGACCTGTATGAGGATGTGGGAGTTCAAAAAACAAAGATTAAG AAGGCTGTAGGCGACCAGTATGAGACAAAGGATGAGCGTGCAGCCCTCGAGTATTACCAGATGATGAAGGCAGGGCGTCCTGATCATGAGGGGCAGGAGGAGGGAGAGGAGGAGGATGTGGAAGG GATGCTGGCTGGTGTAGGAGATGAGGGTGAGGAAGAGGATGGGCTGGACGGTAAACGGGCCATCAATTACCAG attgagaagaACAAGGGCTTGACAGCTCACAAGAAGAAGGAGCTGCGCAACCCACGAGTGAAACACCGAATGAAGTTCCGAAAGGCGAATATCAGGAGGAAGGGACAG TTCCGTGAGCCACGCACAGAGACGTATAAATATGGAGGAGAGATATCCGGTATAAGGGCTGCAGTCAAACGAGGAATCAAGCTTAAATAG